The DNA sequence ACCACTGCGCGCCGATCTTCCTCCTCGCGCAGGGGCGGGGAAAGCCGCGCGAAGGTGCGGAAGTTCATCAGCGCGAGATCCGAAAGCATGAAGTGGGCCGGGGTGACACCCGCCGTCACCGAAACCCCGCGCGCCTTGGCAGCGCGCACCAGGTCGAGCGCGGCGCGCGTGGTCACCTGCCGCAGATGCAGCCGCGCCCCGGCCATTTCCGCCAGGGCAATGTCGCGCGCCACCGCCAGCGCCTCCGCCTCGCGCGGCGCGCTGGGCAGGCCGAGCCGCGTGGCCATTTCGCTCGCCGTCGCGGCTGCGCTACCCGCCAGCCCGCCATCTTCCGCATGCGTCACCACCACCATGTCGAGCATGGCGGCATAGCTCAAGATGCGCAGCATGATGCCGCTGTCCGCAATCCAGCTCCGGCCGGTGGCGATACCCTTCGCCCCCGCTTCGCGCATCAGCGCAATCTCCGCGATCTGCCCCCCGGCGAGGCCCTGCGTCGCCGCGGCGAGCGGATGCACCCAGAAATCGGGCTTGCCGCTCTGCGCCGCGAAGCGCACCCGCGCCGGGTGGTCGAGCGGCGGCGTTTGGTCGGGCATCAGCGCGGCGCGCGTGATGCCGCCGAAATGAAACGCCGGCTTGTCGATTGCGAAGACACCGAAATCGACGAGGCCGGGGGCGACGAGCTGGCCCCGGGCGTCCACGACCTCATCACCCTCCTGCGGGAAAGCGTGGCCGATGGCTTCGATGTGACCTTCCATGCAGCGAATCGATCCCGCCTGCACGCCCGCGGAGGTAACCAGCAGGCCGCCGGTGATCGTGAGCGCCCGATGCTGCTTCATGCCCAGCGCCCTTCCGGCTCGCCGCCCCAGCCCTGCACGCCCCGGGCACGACGGGTGAGCACGTCGAGGCAGGCCATGCGGATCGCCACGCCCATCTCCACCTGATCCGTGATGATCGAGCGGCCGGGCAGATCGGCCACCGTGCTGTCGATCTCCACACCACGGTTCATCGGCCCCGGATGCATGATGACGGCATCGGCAGCGGCGCGCTCCAGCCGTTCCGGCGTCAGCCCATACAGATGCCGGTATTCGCGCGGGGACGGGATGAACTGGCCGTCCATCCGCTCGTTCTGCAGGCGCAGCATCATAACCACTTCGGCCCCGTCCAGCGCGGCATCGAAATCGTGGAAGCGCTCCACGCCCATCCCCGCGATCCCGGCGGGCATCAGCGCCGGCGGAGCGCAGACGCGCACCACCGCACCCAGCGCCTGCAGGCACAGTATGTTGGAGCGGGCGACACGGCTGTGGAGGATATCCCCGCAGATCGTGACCACCAGCCCGTTGAACTCCTCCCGCCCCCGCTCGCGCAGCTTGTTACGCAGCGCCAGCGCGTCGAGCAGGGCCTGGGTCGGATGTTCGTGTTGGCCATCGCCCGCATTGAGCACGGGGCAGTCCACCTTGCCGGCGATCAGCTGCACCGCGCCCGAACTGCCGTGGCGGATCACGATCGCATCGGCGCGCATCGCGTTCAGCGTCACTGCGGTGTCGATCAGCGTCTCGCCCTTCTTCACGCTGGATTGCGCGGCGTGCATGTTGACCACATCCGCCCCCAGCCGCTTGCCGGCGATCTCGAAGCTCAGCAGCGTGCGGGTAGAATTCTCGAAGAAGGCGTTGATGATCGTCAGCCCGGCCAGCGCATCTGCGTGCTTGGTGGGCTGCCGGTTCAGCGCCACCCATTGCTCGGCCTCGTCGAGCAGATAGAGGATTTCGTGGGTTTCCAGCTGCCCGATGCCCAGCAGGCTGCGGTGCGGGAAGGCACGCGCGCCCGCCGGATAGCGGGAGGCTGCCACAGATGGCTCTGGCGATGTCATTAAAGCCGAGCCCCTAATCATGCATCATCGCCTGCTCAAGCTCTATTCGCTTGCCCCTGCGGGCGGTTTCGTGTGGAACGGCGGCCGTGCCGGCACGGCGTGCCGGCTGGAAGAGTGCAGCATTTCGGGGTTGGCAATGGCGTTCGCAGGCAAGGTTTGGCGGCTGCTGGTGGGGATAAAGGATGCGCTCGCGCTCCTCTTCCTGCTGCTCTTCTTCGCGGCGCTGTTCGCCGTCCTCAGCATGCGACCGAGCCCGGCGAGCATCCGGCAGGGCGCGCTGCTGCTCGATCTTGATGGCTCGGTGGTGGAGGAGGCGGCGGAGATCCAGCCGCTGCAGATCCTGCTTTCCGGCACCCTGCCCACGCGGGAATTCGCCGCCCGCGACCTGATCCGCGCGATCGATGCCGCCGCGAAGGACGACCGTGTGAAGGCGCTGGCGCTGGACATGACCACCTTCCTCGGCGGCGGTCAGGTGCATCTGCAGGAAATCGGCGCCGCGATGGACCGGTTCCGCGCCGCGAAGAAACCGATCCTCACCTATGCCGTTGCCTATACCGACGATTCCCTGCTGCTCGCCTCTCACGCAACAGAAGTGTGGGTGGATCCGCTGGGCGGCGCGGCCATCGCCGGGCCGGGCGGCACGCGGATGTATTATGCCGGCCTGATCGACAAGCTGAAGATCAACGCGCATGTCTTCCGCGTCGGCACCTACAAGAGCGCGGTGGAGCCCTATCTCCGCGACGGCATGTCGCCCGAGGCGCGCGAGAATTACGAGGCGGTGTATGGCGCGCTGTGGGCGGAGTGGAAGGCCGCGGTGAAGCAGGCCCGCCCCACGGCCGACATCGACCTCGCCACGCAGCGCATTCCCGAATGGCTCGATGCCAGCGGCGGCAATCTCGCCGAGGCGGCACTCAAGGCCGGCCTTGCCGACCGCGCCGGAACCCGCGTGGAATGGGGCCAGCGGCTGGCACAGATCGCCGGGCCGGATCGATGGTCCAAGCGCCCGGGCGCCTTCGCCGCGACCGATTACGATGACTGGTTGGGATCCCTGCAAGTGCCGCGCGCCGGGGCGCCCATCGGCGTGATCACCATCGCCGGGGAGATCACCGACGGCGACGCCGGACCGGGCTCGGCCGGGGCCGAGCGCATCGTCGATCTGCTCGATGCCGGCCTTGATGATGGATACAAGGCGCTGGTCGTGCGCGTGAACTCGCCGGGCGGCACCGTCACCGGCTCCGAAGCGATCCGCCGGGCGATCCTGCGCTACAAGGCCCGGAACATCCCCGTCGCGATTTCCATGGGCAATGTGGCGGCCAGCGGCGGCTATTGGGTGTCCACCAGCGGGGACCGGATTTTCGCGGAGCCCGAAACGATTACCGGCTCCATCGGCATCTTCGCCACGCTTCCAACCTTCGAAAACACGCTCGCCCAGATCGGCGTACAGGCTGACGGCGTGCGGACCACGCCCCTCTCCGGCCAGCCCGATGTGATCGGCGGCCTGACCCCGGAGATGGAAGCGGTGCTGCAGGCGACGGTGGAATCGGGCTATCGCACCTTCCTGTCGCTCGTCGCCAAGTCGCGCGGTATCACGCCGCAGCGCGCGGATGAGCTCGGACAGGGCCGGGTCTGGGACGGCGGCACGGCGCGCCAGCTTGGGCTGGTCGATGAATTCGGCGATCTCGACGCGGCGCTGCAATGGGCGGCGCGACAGGCCCGGCTGAAGGACGGCGATTGGCACGCCGTCTATCTCGCCGACGCGCCCAATCCCTATGCCGCGCTGCTGACGTCCATGCTCGGCACGGACTCCCGGCAGGAGGAGAATGCCGATGTCTTTGCCCTGTTCACCCGGCGCGAAGCCCTGCTGGCCGCACGTGCACTGACAGAAGCCGAAGAGCTGCTCTCCGCACGCGGCGTGCAGGCGCGCTGCATCGCCTGCCCGGCGCCCGTTCCGACCCTGGCTCCGGCGCCCGGAGCAGGCGAAGGTGTGCTGACCGGCCTCCTGCGGAAATTCCTGCTGGGCTAAGGCGGAAGAGAGCACTTGCCAGCGCCGCGATGGCATGGCAAAGGCGCGCCCCTGCCGGACTCACCGGATCACGGCGGGCGCGTAGCTCAGTGGTAGAGCACACCCTTCACACGGGTGGGGTCGCAAGTTCAATCCTTGCCGCGCCCACCATCTTTTCAGGCATTTAAGCGAATAGATGGTTGAATAGGCCGTGCAGCCCCGGCAGCGCGTGTCCGCAACCGTCCTTGAGCAAACTTGCAATTCGGTCCCGCGTCGATCACTCGCGTTTATACGATGCGGCTCGACAACTTCGATCTGAACCTTCTGGTCGCGTTTCAGGCCCTGATCGAGGAATGCAGCGTCACCCGCGCGGCGGAGCGGCTCAATGTGACGCAGCCGGCCATGAGTGCGTCGCTCAAGCGCCTGCGCGAAGCCTTCCAGGACGATCTGCTGGTGCTGCATGGCAAGACCATGATTCCCACGCCACATGCTCGCGATCTGGCTCCCGCGATTGCGGAGGCGATCTCCAATCTCCGCGGCATTCTGTCAGCCGGCACGGGTTTCGATCCCGCGAGTTCCACGCGGCGCTTCTGCATCGCCGCCTCCGACTACATCACCACGGTGC is a window from the Altererythrobacter sp. B11 genome containing:
- a CDS encoding dihydroorotase, encoding MKQHRALTITGGLLVTSAGVQAGSIRCMEGHIEAIGHAFPQEGDEVVDARGQLVAPGLVDFGVFAIDKPAFHFGGITRAALMPDQTPPLDHPARVRFAAQSGKPDFWVHPLAAATQGLAGGQIAEIALMREAGAKGIATGRSWIADSGIMLRILSYAAMLDMVVVTHAEDGGLAGSAAATASEMATRLGLPSAPREAEALAVARDIALAEMAGARLHLRQVTTRAALDLVRAAKARGVSVTAGVTPAHFMLSDLALMNFRTFARLSPPLREEEDRRAVVEAIADGTIDVIASGHDPRGPEDKRLPFADAAPGMAGAETLLAMVLTLVRDGVISTERAFELVARNPARLLGVEAGELRAGWEADLAIIDPERPWVVDSAKMAAAAGNTPFDRQPAQGRVIRLWKGGVAIED
- a CDS encoding aspartate carbamoyltransferase catalytic subunit, producing the protein MTSPEPSVAASRYPAGARAFPHRSLLGIGQLETHEILYLLDEAEQWVALNRQPTKHADALAGLTIINAFFENSTRTLLSFEIAGKRLGADVVNMHAAQSSVKKGETLIDTAVTLNAMRADAIVIRHGSSGAVQLIAGKVDCPVLNAGDGQHEHPTQALLDALALRNKLRERGREEFNGLVVTICGDILHSRVARSNILCLQALGAVVRVCAPPALMPAGIAGMGVERFHDFDAALDGAEVVMMLRLQNERMDGQFIPSPREYRHLYGLTPERLERAAADAVIMHPGPMNRGVEIDSTVADLPGRSIITDQVEMGVAIRMACLDVLTRRARGVQGWGGEPEGRWA
- the sppA gene encoding signal peptide peptidase SppA, with the translated sequence MHHRLLKLYSLAPAGGFVWNGGRAGTACRLEECSISGLAMAFAGKVWRLLVGIKDALALLFLLLFFAALFAVLSMRPSPASIRQGALLLDLDGSVVEEAAEIQPLQILLSGTLPTREFAARDLIRAIDAAAKDDRVKALALDMTTFLGGGQVHLQEIGAAMDRFRAAKKPILTYAVAYTDDSLLLASHATEVWVDPLGGAAIAGPGGTRMYYAGLIDKLKINAHVFRVGTYKSAVEPYLRDGMSPEARENYEAVYGALWAEWKAAVKQARPTADIDLATQRIPEWLDASGGNLAEAALKAGLADRAGTRVEWGQRLAQIAGPDRWSKRPGAFAATDYDDWLGSLQVPRAGAPIGVITIAGEITDGDAGPGSAGAERIVDLLDAGLDDGYKALVVRVNSPGGTVTGSEAIRRAILRYKARNIPVAISMGNVAASGGYWVSTSGDRIFAEPETITGSIGIFATLPTFENTLAQIGVQADGVRTTPLSGQPDVIGGLTPEMEAVLQATVESGYRTFLSLVAKSRGITPQRADELGQGRVWDGGTARQLGLVDEFGDLDAALQWAARQARLKDGDWHAVYLADAPNPYAALLTSMLGTDSRQEENADVFALFTRREALLAARALTEAEELLSARGVQARCIACPAPVPTLAPAPGAGEGVLTGLLRKFLLG